Below is a genomic region from candidate division TA06 bacterium.
CACTTCGCGTTGTTGTTGGCTTCGTAATCGCAGCATAATTCCTCCTTTGTTGTCCCTAATTATACCATTTTCTAACGGCCAACGGAAGTGAAATCCGCATGTTTACTGCATATTTGTCACTTCTTTTTCAGTGAAAACTATTTAGTGATCCCCCGTTCCGAGCCTTCGATGAACTCCACCATATGCCTTACCTCCGGGGTCATCTCCATCTCTTCCTTAAGACGGGTCAGGGCCTGGGTGGTGTTCAGGTTCGACCGGAAGATGATGCGGTAGGCCCGGTCCAGCAGCTCCCGCTTTTCCTGGCTGAAACCCCGCCGGGTCAGGCCGATGGTGTTGAGGCCATACATCTTCAAGGGATTGCCGAAGGCCTTGGCATAGGGCAAAACGTCCTTCTGGACCGCCGAAGATCCGCCCACGATGCTGTGGCAGCCCACCCGGGAGAACTGGTGGACCGGGGTCAGCCCGCCGATGATGGCAAAGTTCTCGATGATGGTGTGGCCGGCCAGGGTGGCCGAGTTGGCCAGGATCACATTGTCGCCCACCGTGCATTCATGGGCCACGTGGGAATAGGCCATCAGCAGGCAGTTGTTCCCGATTTTTGTCACCTGGCCCTCCAGGGTGGAGAGGGTGACTGTGACGAACTCCCGGATCACGGTCTTTGCGCCGATGACCAACTTGGTCTTGGCCCCTTTGTATTTCAGATCCTGGGTGTCGCTGCCGAGGGAGGCTCCGTGCCAGACCTTGCAGCCCTGGCCCAGCTCGGTCCATTTGTGGATGGCCACCGAAGAGCCGATGACGCAGCCGTCGCCCAGCGCGCATTCCGGGCCGATGATGGTGAAGGGGCCGACCGTAACGTTGTCGCCGATCCTGGCCGTGGGATCTATAATGGCGGTGGGATGGATCTGGTTGGGCATGTTCTAAATGAAGTAAAGGTTGTAAATGTTGTAAAGGTTGTAAAGGAAGTAAAGGTTGTAAAAGACAAAAAGGTATAGATGTCAGGCTTGGTTTAGACTCAGACGAAGCCGATGAAGAAGAAACCCGACCTCATTGGCCCGTGTCGTCATTTGCTCGTGTTTTTCCTCTGTTATATAACCAAGATCCTTGCTGAGTATCAGAAAATATTTGATCTCTTCCAGAGAACCTTCGGAAATGGTCAGGAACCGACGGAATTCTGCGCGGCTTTTCTTGGAACCCTCGGCTATATTGGCTGCAATGGACATAGCCGCCCGTCTCATCTGCGGAGTTAAACTGAATAATTCATCTTTGGGAAAGCTTTTAGTTATTTTGCACAATTCCAGCACCAAGGCATGGGCCCTTTGCCATACCAACAGATTGGTGAATTTAGGAGAACTATTGGCCATAACAACCTTTCAGTCATTTAAGGCTTTTCCGGCATTTACATCGCGCCGAAGCTCACTCTTTTATCTTATCGTTGATCATCTTTTCAATCTCAGGCAGCTTGTTCAACGGAACCGAATTTAAAATCTTTGTCAGGTTGACGACGGTTTCATTTCGTTTAAGGCTGATCAACGGGTGGGTTTCGTTTTTCGCATCTTTCTTTTCAGGCGTCCAGACCAACAAGTCGTTGGGCGTGCATTGCAATAACCCGCATAGCTTTTCGACCGTTTTTAAATTCAGGGAAGCGATGCGGCTGTTGACGATCCTGGTGGCAAAATTGCCGGAATAACCAAGATTTACCAGATAGCTGAAAGGTTTGTCTATCCCGCGAGCCTTGAATATGCGGCTGAAGTTGAAGGTTAGCATGGTTCTGTCGTTTGTTTTGTGGTTGCCGGAGGCATAGATATGAAAGTTGCCGTTGTTTTACAGAACAAACACGTTTAATTATAAAACAAATTCGCTTATTATCAAAATACAATCATTTTATTAGGGAACAAATACGCTTATTTACAAAAAATGGACATTTTAGTGCGGAAGTCGGTCATTTGTTTATAAAAGTAAACCACTTGTTTATGGGAATGGGTCGTTTGTTTTAGAAAATAATTACTTTGATGTTTGCTAACGTTATTATCAATCCCCTGCGATGCTGGTCTTCTGGCTACCATTGTCCTACACTTCTTGAGGGGAGGATTCTATCCTGACTTTATTCTTGCCAGACATATTCTTCAGGAGCAGGAGGTATTTGTTGGACGCGCCACCGCGCCTTC
It encodes:
- the lpxA gene encoding acyl-ACP--UDP-N-acetylglucosamine O-acyltransferase translates to MPNQIHPTAIIDPTARIGDNVTVGPFTIIGPECALGDGCVIGSSVAIHKWTELGQGCKVWHGASLGSDTQDLKYKGAKTKLVIGAKTVIREFVTVTLSTLEGQVTKIGNNCLLMAYSHVAHECTVGDNVILANSATLAGHTIIENFAIIGGLTPVHQFSRVGCHSIVGGSSAVQKDVLPYAKAFGNPLKMYGLNTIGLTRRGFSQEKRELLDRAYRIIFRSNLNTTQALTRLKEEMEMTPEVRHMVEFIEGSERGITK
- a CDS encoding four helix bundle protein; this translates as MANSSPKFTNLLVWQRAHALVLELCKITKSFPKDELFSLTPQMRRAAMSIAANIAEGSKKSRAEFRRFLTISEGSLEEIKYFLILSKDLGYITEEKHEQMTTRANEVGFLLHRLRLSLNQA
- a CDS encoding helix-turn-helix transcriptional regulator, which gives rise to MLTFNFSRIFKARGIDKPFSYLVNLGYSGNFATRIVNSRIASLNLKTVEKLCGLLQCTPNDLLVWTPEKKDAKNETHPLISLKRNETVVNLTKILNSVPLNKLPEIEKMINDKIKE